From a single Deinococcus cellulosilyticus NBRC 106333 = KACC 11606 genomic region:
- a CDS encoding type II secretion system protein GspD, translating to MPKFNPPRSTRTLLLTLLSLGLSMGLAAPITMEVLPDHTTVVVSSTERIQYLVDPQAHTVILKDTQLVGEVQLPEGMQVKSSEKDTVLLVPNTYQYALSVNTQYLFLTLKTDPIKQVDDRAPLFVPLENANPSQVAALLQGMYNNIKIQVDDRNRALWIVVNPQDRELITKIIKQMDQPRPQVLFEAEILTVNQSLSEKLGIKYQRMFDFQLKEGEPPSLFQFGKFVRTAINPLGGFNFSVSFLKDNLAAKVLAQPRVATIDGQEARINSTQNIPILLGDKNGTTTLANQTTGITMRFLPKVSPSGMIEANVNINVSLPSGQTEQGIITYSSREASTTIRVQNGEPIVIAGLLENKTTTEVNKIPILSDIPLIGGLFQHRFTSETTSDLIIIVTPRIIQPPVKEP from the coding sequence ATGCCGAAGTTCAACCCCCCCCGATCCACCAGAACCCTGCTCCTCACCTTGCTCTCTCTTGGACTGAGCATGGGTCTGGCTGCCCCCATCACCATGGAAGTCTTGCCGGATCACACCACAGTGGTGGTGAGCAGCACCGAACGCATCCAGTACCTGGTGGACCCCCAGGCACACACCGTGATCCTCAAAGACACCCAGTTGGTGGGAGAAGTCCAACTCCCGGAAGGCATGCAGGTGAAGTCGAGCGAAAAGGACACGGTTCTCCTGGTGCCCAACACCTATCAGTACGCCCTTTCGGTCAACACCCAGTACCTGTTTCTCACCTTGAAAACCGATCCCATCAAACAGGTGGATGACCGTGCCCCGCTGTTTGTACCCCTGGAGAACGCCAACCCATCTCAGGTCGCTGCGCTGCTGCAAGGCATGTACAACAACATCAAAATTCAGGTGGATGACCGCAACCGTGCCCTGTGGATCGTGGTGAACCCCCAGGACCGTGAACTGATCACCAAAATCATCAAACAGATGGATCAGCCCAGACCTCAGGTGTTGTTTGAGGCAGAAATCCTCACGGTCAATCAAAGCCTCAGTGAGAAACTCGGCATCAAGTACCAACGGATGTTTGATTTTCAACTCAAAGAAGGCGAGCCCCCCAGCCTCTTCCAATTCGGGAAGTTCGTCCGCACCGCCATCAACCCCCTGGGCGGATTCAACTTCTCAGTCAGTTTCCTGAAAGACAACCTTGCCGCTAAGGTGCTCGCCCAGCCCAGGGTGGCCACCATTGACGGTCAGGAAGCCCGCATCAACAGCACCCAGAACATTCCCATCTTGCTGGGCGATAAAAACGGCACCACCACCCTGGCCAACCAGACCACCGGGATCACCATGCGTTTCCTGCCGAAAGTCTCACCCAGCGGCATGATCGAGGCGAACGTGAACATCAATGTCAGCTTGCCTTCTGGTCAGACCGAGCAGGGCATCATCACATACTCTTCCAGGGAGGCCAGCACCACCATCCGGGTGCAGAACGGTGAACCCATTGTCATCGCGGGCCTTTTGGAAAACAAAACCACCACAGAAGTCAACAAAATTCCGATTCTCAGTGACATCCCGTTGATCGGGGGTCTGTTCCAGCACCGTTTCACCAGTGAAACCACCAGCGATCTGATCATCATTGTCACCCCACGCATCATCCAGCCTCCCGTGAAGGAACCCTGA